From a single Nitrospirota bacterium genomic region:
- the treZ gene encoding malto-oligosyltrehalose trehalohydrolase: MQSQVEGFNITENRMNIGANYLGNGRCEFVVWAPLLKDVAVKVMSLTERMMPMEKDSRGYWEIVVDGVFPGTFYLYRLEDEMERTDPASRCQPEGLHGPSQIIDPNEFQWTDDDWKGIPLNDFIIYELHVGTFTKEGTFEAIIPYLDYLKKLGITAIELMPVAQFPGTRNWGYDGVHLFAPQNSYGGQSGLKTLVNASHKKGLAVILDVVYNHLGPEGNYLGKFGPYFTNRYKTPWGDAINFDGHYSDEVRWFFIENALYWITEYHIDTLRIDAIHGIFDFSAKHFLQELGEAVRKQAEVLVRNIYVIAESDLNDVRVINPIETGGYGIDAQWNDDFHHSLHTLITGENNGYYEDFGKIWHLEKAYREGFVYSGEYSRFRKRGHGSSSKDRPAHQFIVFSQNHDQVGNRAMGDRLSQIQSLEKLKLAAGVVILSPYIPLLFMGEEYGETAPFQYFVNHSDEVLIEAVRKGRREEFSSFQWQGEIPDPQDESTFLNSKINIELHRKGRHNILFKFYKELIRLRKEVPALFNLSKENMEVKGFEEEKVLYVRRCFKDDEIFCLFNFGEKNTKVKLTLPEGLWERIIDSSSKEWGGDGVLSEEKIKSRGSGFIAGINPHSFVLYRKVKE, translated from the coding sequence ATGCAGAGTCAGGTAGAAGGCTTTAATATTACGGAAAACAGAATGAATATCGGTGCTAATTATCTTGGAAATGGAAGATGTGAGTTTGTTGTCTGGGCACCTCTACTAAAGGATGTGGCGGTAAAAGTCATGTCACTAACTGAACGCATGATGCCTATGGAGAAGGATAGCAGAGGATACTGGGAGATCGTAGTTGATGGTGTTTTTCCTGGAACATTTTATCTTTATAGACTCGAAGATGAAATGGAAAGAACCGACCCTGCATCGCGATGCCAGCCAGAAGGCCTACATGGTCCTTCACAGATTATAGACCCTAATGAATTTCAATGGACTGATGATGACTGGAAAGGGATCCCTTTAAATGACTTCATAATATATGAACTGCATGTCGGCACATTTACAAAAGAGGGAACATTTGAGGCAATCATTCCATACCTTGATTATTTAAAAAAACTCGGCATAACCGCCATTGAGCTTATGCCTGTGGCTCAATTCCCAGGCACCAGAAACTGGGGATATGATGGCGTTCATCTATTTGCACCCCAAAACTCCTATGGAGGCCAATCTGGACTAAAGACACTGGTTAATGCATCTCACAAAAAGGGACTGGCTGTTATTCTGGATGTTGTCTATAACCACCTTGGCCCTGAAGGGAATTACTTAGGTAAGTTTGGACCATATTTTACTAACAGATATAAGACACCATGGGGAGATGCTATTAATTTCGATGGACATTACAGTGATGAGGTAAGGTGGTTTTTTATAGAAAACGCTCTTTACTGGATAACCGAATATCATATTGATACTCTCAGGATTGATGCCATACACGGAATCTTTGATTTCAGTGCCAAACACTTTTTGCAAGAATTGGGTGAAGCTGTACGCAAACAGGCAGAAGTACTGGTTAGGAATATTTATGTTATTGCTGAAAGTGACCTCAATGATGTAAGGGTTATAAATCCAATAGAAACTGGTGGGTATGGCATTGATGCACAATGGAATGATGATTTTCACCATTCTCTTCATACTCTAATTACAGGAGAGAATAATGGCTATTATGAAGACTTTGGAAAGATATGGCATTTAGAGAAGGCATACAGAGAGGGTTTTGTTTATTCAGGAGAGTATTCCAGATTCAGAAAACGTGGACATGGCAGTTCCTCAAAAGATAGGCCTGCACATCAGTTTATCGTCTTTTCTCAGAACCATGATCAGGTTGGAAATAGAGCGATGGGTGACAGATTAAGCCAGATTCAATCCTTAGAAAAACTCAAACTTGCTGCTGGTGTTGTGATTCTCTCTCCATACATACCTCTTTTGTTTATGGGTGAAGAATACGGTGAAACAGCACCTTTTCAGTATTTTGTAAACCATTCTGATGAGGTTCTTATAGAAGCTGTGAGAAAGGGCAGGAGAGAGGAGTTCTCATCATTTCAATGGCAGGGAGAGATTCCAGACCCACAGGATGAAAGCACTTTTTTAAATTCTAAGATTAATATCGAACTTCACAGGAAAGGCAGGCACAATATTCTGTTTAAGTTTTACAAAGAACTGATAAGATTAAGAAAGGAAGTCCCCGCCCTTTTTAATCTCAGCAAGGAGAATATGGAGGTAAAGGGATTTGAGGAGGAGAAGGTTTTATATGTCAGGAGATGCTTCAAAGATGACGAAATTTTTTGCCTTTTCAATTTCGGTGAAAAAAATACAAAAGTTAAATTGACGCTGCCCGAAGGCTTATGGGAAAGGATAATTGATTCCTCTTCGAAGGAATGGGGAGGGGACGGCGTATTGTCAGAGGAAAAAATAAAGTCTCGCGGTTCAGGGTTTATTGCAGGCATAAATCCTCACAGTTTTGTTTTATATCGAAAGGTTAAGGAGTAA
- a CDS encoding ABC transporter ATP-binding protein, protein MVFQSYALYPHMSIHENIAFPLKMKKAEKEFIENEVKRVAALLGLEDMIHRKPKELSGGQRQRVALGRAIIRKPKVFLMDEPLSNLDARLRIEMRAELKRLHQELKISTVYVTHDQAEAMSLSDRIAVLHQGEIQQCGTPIEVYLKPANTFVAGFIGSPPMNFIPASVHKQHPLEINCNRIILSPLLKSPPQSTNLIIGIRPEDIVISAEKLKERIEVTISIIESAGSFNWVDVIWNDVKIKGTSKLGEYLKVRGKAFMGFPLDKVIVFDAESGRRL, encoded by the coding sequence ATGGTCTTTCAGAGCTATGCACTTTATCCCCACATGTCTATCCATGAAAACATAGCCTTTCCATTGAAGATGAAGAAGGCAGAAAAAGAATTTATTGAAAATGAAGTTAAACGGGTTGCAGCTCTTCTTGGTCTTGAAGATATGATTCATAGGAAACCAAAAGAACTCTCCGGCGGCCAGAGGCAGAGGGTTGCTCTTGGAAGGGCTATAATCAGGAAGCCAAAGGTTTTTTTGATGGATGAACCCCTTTCTAACCTTGATGCAAGATTAAGGATTGAGATGAGGGCAGAGTTAAAGAGGCTTCATCAGGAATTGAAGATATCCACTGTCTATGTGACCCATGATCAGGCAGAGGCTATGAGCCTTTCAGATAGAATAGCAGTGCTCCATCAAGGCGAGATACAGCAGTGCGGAACACCTATTGAGGTATATTTAAAACCTGCAAATACCTTTGTTGCAGGCTTCATAGGAAGCCCTCCAATGAACTTTATTCCAGCTTCCGTACATAAACAACATCCTTTAGAGATAAACTGTAATAGAATAATTTTATCACCTTTATTAAAAAGTCCGCCTCAAAGCACCAATTTAATTATAGGGATAAGACCAGAGGATATAGTTATATCTGCTGAAAAGTTAAAGGAACGCATAGAAGTTACTATCTCAATAATAGAATCTGCAGGCTCATTCAACTGGGTTGATGTAATATGGAATGATGTAAAGATTAAAGGGACTTCAAAACTAGGCGAATACTTAAAGGTGAGAGGTAAAGCATTTATGGGGTTTCCACTGGATAAGGTTATTGTATTTGATGCAGAGTCAGGTAGAAGGCTTTAA
- a CDS encoding DUF3536 domain-containing protein, with amino-acid sequence MERYLCIHGHFYQPPRENPWLEAIEIQDSAYPYHDWNERITAECYAPNTASRILDRDRRILDIVNNYARISFNFGPTALSWMETYSPEIYQAILEADRQSMEWRSGHGNAIAQVYNHIIMPLANNRDKRTQAIWGVKDFEYRFKRFPEGLWLSETAVDIETLDILAEQGIRFTILAPSQAHRVRKIGTGKWKDVGGGQIDPTQAYLCRLPSGSTINLFFYDGPISQAVAFEKLLARGEDFANRLMAGFDDSRQWQQLMHIATDGETYGHHQKFGDMALAYTLNYVESNGLARLTNYGEYVEKHPPTHEVQIFENSSWSCIHGIERWRNNCGCNSGGHPEWNQEWRAPLRDALDWLRDQLSFRYEHKAKEYLKDPWKARNGYIDVIFNRSEENIERFFGRHASRNLNKDEKIIILKLLEIQRHAMLMYTSCGWFFDELSCLETVQVIQYASRAIQLSEELFHDGLENDFVARLSRAKSNLPEHKDGAHVYEKFVKPAMIDLKKVGVHYAVSSLFEDYTERTKIYSYMVAREDYQKIQAGRMKLAIGRISVTSEIIWETERISFSVLYLGNHDFNGGVRTFLGDDAYQSMRDEISKAFESGAFADIIRLMDNHFGMHNYSFRDLFRDEQRKILNIIIRTTMEEFKTLYRQMYDNNRILMGFLQETGIPIPRAFHTAAEFTLNFDLKKALEEEMDIKKVQGIINDIKKWNVSIDFIDTEFIVRHKVDGIMGRLYKNPSDFTLLREIRKMIDILNSLPFEINFWHIQNIYYKIAKTTYKEFLLKARLSNESAAKRIEAFKNLGQKLFFNILVVLPED; translated from the coding sequence GTGGAGCGTTATCTCTGTATTCATGGACATTTTTATCAGCCACCGAGAGAAAATCCGTGGCTTGAGGCAATCGAGATACAGGACTCAGCATATCCATATCATGACTGGAATGAGAGGATTACTGCTGAATGTTATGCCCCTAATACCGCTTCAAGAATTCTTGATAGGGATAGGCGTATACTTGATATAGTAAACAATTATGCCAGAATAAGCTTTAATTTTGGACCTACTGCCCTTTCATGGATGGAAACTTACTCTCCTGAAATCTATCAGGCTATACTTGAGGCAGACAGGCAGAGCATGGAGTGGCGCTCTGGTCATGGTAATGCAATTGCACAGGTGTACAACCACATAATAATGCCCCTTGCCAATAATCGAGATAAACGCACACAGGCGATATGGGGTGTAAAGGACTTTGAGTACAGGTTTAAGCGTTTTCCTGAAGGCTTATGGCTCTCAGAAACTGCAGTAGATATTGAAACTCTGGATATCCTTGCTGAGCAGGGCATAAGGTTTACAATACTCGCTCCCAGTCAGGCGCACAGGGTGAGGAAGATTGGAACAGGCAAGTGGAAAGATGTGGGTGGAGGACAGATCGATCCCACCCAGGCATATCTATGCAGACTACCATCAGGCAGTACGATAAATCTATTCTTTTATGACGGACCTATATCACAGGCAGTGGCGTTTGAGAAACTACTGGCCAGGGGTGAGGATTTTGCAAACCGCCTCATGGCTGGTTTCGACGACTCAAGGCAGTGGCAACAACTTATGCATATAGCTACAGATGGAGAAACATATGGACATCACCAGAAATTCGGCGATATGGCCCTCGCATATACCCTTAATTATGTAGAGTCTAATGGACTTGCAAGACTGACAAACTATGGTGAGTATGTCGAGAAGCATCCTCCAACCCATGAGGTACAGATATTCGAGAATTCTTCCTGGAGCTGTATTCATGGTATAGAACGGTGGAGAAACAATTGTGGATGTAATTCAGGTGGACATCCTGAATGGAATCAGGAATGGAGAGCACCCCTACGTGATGCATTGGATTGGCTCAGGGATCAACTATCATTCAGGTATGAGCATAAAGCAAAGGAATACCTGAAAGATCCGTGGAAGGCGCGGAATGGATATATTGATGTCATCTTCAACCGCTCAGAGGAGAATATCGAAAGATTCTTCGGAAGGCATGCATCAAGGAATCTAAATAAGGATGAAAAGATAATCATTCTCAAACTGCTGGAAATTCAGAGACATGCAATGCTGATGTATACAAGCTGTGGATGGTTTTTTGATGAACTTTCATGTCTTGAAACAGTGCAGGTCATTCAGTATGCAAGCAGGGCAATTCAACTGTCAGAAGAACTTTTTCATGACGGTCTTGAAAATGACTTTGTTGCAAGGCTTTCAAGGGCAAAAAGCAATTTGCCTGAACATAAAGATGGAGCACATGTATATGAAAAATTCGTTAAACCTGCCATGATAGATCTCAAGAAGGTTGGTGTGCATTATGCAGTCAGTTCACTCTTTGAAGACTACACTGAAAGGACTAAGATTTACTCTTATATGGTTGCAAGAGAAGATTATCAAAAGATACAGGCAGGCAGAATGAAACTCGCCATAGGACGGATTTCTGTCACCTCAGAGATAATATGGGAAACTGAACGAATAAGTTTCAGTGTGTTATACCTCGGCAATCATGATTTTAATGGAGGTGTCCGAACTTTTCTCGGAGATGATGCATACCAATCTATGAGAGATGAGATAAGCAAAGCATTTGAAAGCGGTGCCTTTGCAGACATTATAAGATTAATGGATAACCATTTCGGGATGCATAATTATTCTTTCAGAGACCTTTTCAGAGATGAACAGCGTAAGATCCTGAATATTATTATTAGAACAACCATGGAAGAGTTTAAAACATTGTATCGCCAGATGTATGACAACAACCGTATCCTAATGGGTTTTCTGCAGGAAACAGGCATTCCTATACCAAGGGCATTTCATACCGCTGCAGAGTTTACCCTTAACTTTGATTTAAAAAAGGCACTCGAAGAAGAGATGGATATTAAAAAGGTTCAGGGTATTATCAATGATATTAAAAAATGGAACGTATCAATTGACTTTATAGATACAGAATTCATAGTACGGCACAAGGTTGATGGGATAATGGGGAGGCTATATAAAAATCCATCAGATTTTACACTGCTTCGTGAGATAAGGAAGATGATAGATATACTGAATTCACTGCCATTTGAAATAAACTTCTGGCATATTCAGAACATTTATTACAAGATAGCAAAAACAACCTATAAAGAGTTTCTTTTGAAGGCGAGATTGAGTAATGAGTCTGCTGCCAAACGGATAGAAGCGTTCAAGAACTTAGGACAAAAGTTGTTTTTTAATATATTAGTAGTTTTACCAGAAGATTAA